From the Burkholderia glumae LMG 2196 = ATCC 33617 genome, one window contains:
- a CDS encoding (2Fe-2S)-binding protein: protein MIVCVCKSVSDRKIRASLAEGVASFDELQFELGVSTCCGKCEASVRELMAEHGVCESQCGVSHPQAVPVTFFERKAA, encoded by the coding sequence ATGATCGTCTGCGTGTGCAAGTCCGTCTCCGACCGAAAGATCCGCGCCTCGCTCGCGGAAGGCGTCGCGTCCTTCGACGAATTGCAGTTCGAACTCGGTGTCTCCACCTGCTGTGGCAAGTGCGAGGCGTCGGTGCGCGAACTGATGGCCGAGCACGGCGTTTGCGAGAGCCAGTGCGGCGTCTCGCACCCGCAAGCCGTGCCGGTCACGTTCTTCGAGCGCAAGGCGGCCTGA
- a CDS encoding energy transducer TonB, which produces MQASTPVPTGSMPVARRFNRRIAVATVIVLLAHAALIACALLMPSDKLPRPKLESTMTVRLLSAPVAQPVSLESKPAPPPPRPMPKPKVVPKPVVKPTPAPLTVSREPSSKVVPVPEPTPLAPPAPAAPPAPPAPPPPARPTMEIAAPKEGPKLVCQVREPEYPTLSKRRGETGTAVVRFVVGLSGQIESVKVVQSSGFQRLDEAAADAIRATPCKPYMENGQPMRAAYTQPFKFDLSDD; this is translated from the coding sequence ATGCAGGCTTCGACTCCCGTCCCGACCGGCTCCATGCCGGTCGCCCGTCGTTTCAATCGTCGCATCGCTGTCGCGACCGTCATCGTCCTGCTCGCCCATGCCGCGCTGATCGCCTGCGCGCTATTGATGCCCAGCGACAAATTGCCTCGCCCCAAGCTCGAATCGACGATGACGGTGCGCTTGCTGTCGGCCCCCGTCGCCCAGCCCGTCTCGCTAGAGTCGAAGCCGGCCCCGCCGCCGCCCAGGCCGATGCCGAAGCCGAAGGTGGTGCCGAAGCCGGTCGTCAAGCCGACGCCGGCCCCGCTGACGGTATCGCGCGAGCCCTCGAGCAAGGTCGTGCCGGTGCCCGAGCCGACGCCGCTCGCGCCGCCGGCCCCGGCCGCGCCGCCCGCGCCCCCCGCTCCGCCGCCGCCAGCGCGTCCGACGATGGAAATCGCAGCGCCGAAGGAAGGCCCGAAGCTGGTCTGCCAGGTGCGCGAGCCCGAGTATCCGACGCTGTCCAAGCGGCGCGGCGAGACGGGTACGGCCGTGGTGCGCTTCGTGGTGGGCCTGAGCGGCCAGATCGAAAGCGTGAAGGTGGTGCAGAGCAGCGGCTTCCAGCGCCTGGACGAGGCCGCGGCCGACGCGATCCGGGCCACGCCGTGCAAGCCGTATATGGAAAACGGCCAGCCGATGCGCGCCGCCTACACACAGCCGTTCAAGTTCGATCTGAGCGACGACTGA